The Flavobacterium sp. K5-23 genome segment AATCAGCCGTGTCTTTTATTGTTTGAATTACCGTTACCAAGTTCATCAATGGTTTCGAAATATACTTTTTGATGAACAGTGCAATAAGAAACGCTAATGCAATTCCTACTATCAATAAAACAATTCCCAGACTCAAAACGTCCATTTTTATTTTATTCAGTTCTGATAATTCAAAACGAATTCTAACTTGTCCTATAATTTCATCGTCTTTTGTAATGTTACTGTAAACAAACAAATTTTCCTTTGTAAATAGAAAACTTTCATCTTCTTCTATTTGATTAGAAAACTTAAATTTTTTGTTGGAACCTGGTTTAGTATAGCTTGCAAACACGTTTCCTTTTTTGTCTAAAATGGTAGCGTTTAAAAGATCATTTTGTACTGTTAGTTCCGATAGAATTTTTTCGGCGGCGCTATTATCAAGAAACTCCAATGCTGAAACAGAATTGAAACCTACTACCTGTGCGATAGCAATGGAGCTTATTGCTTTTCGGTCTTTAAATCCTTTTATGTCTATTAGCACAAAAGCGGTAATGCAAATCCCAAGTACTAAAGCAGATGTAAATACCTGCATAAGGACCAGTTTATTCTTTATTGATATGTTTCTTATATTTATCATTTGCAGGTTTTTTTTAAGCTTTTAGGAATTTGATAGACTTCTATTTTGTTGCGACTATTGTACAATTATGGCATGTTGCAGTAAAAAGGAACTAACTCCTATACCAGCTTTGTTTATTGCTTTTAAATTCACTTCAAATTTTAATTTATCATCTATATACACAAAATTCATATGTGCTCCTTTTTTTCCGAAACCATTACGTTCTGTTACAATTAAAATAGGTTTTCCGGAATATTTTGAAAGTATTGTTTCTAATGAGACTGAAGTGTTATAGGGCACAAATAAGATGTGGCAAAACCGTAGATCTGATAAGTTTTTATATTCCTTTATTTCTATGTTTTTGTTTTTAGCCAAAGCGGTTAAGGACGATGTAATAGGACTGTCTTCTAGAATAGCGATTTTAAAAGTTTGTTTTTTTGAGTAATCTTTCCAATACACATAATCCACAAAACGATTTAGAAAATCGGCTTTTAGTTCATATTCTTTAGTCTCTGATTTCTCCTGTGCTGAAATAAAATTCACTCCTATGAAGAGGATAAATATTCCGAAAAAGAATATGCGGATTTTAGTTTTCATACCTGATATTTTTTTTGGTGTTCTCTAGTGCCTTTGTTTTTATTCAGTTCCAATTAGAATTTATAAATCAATGCTAGATTAAATAAAGTTCCTAATTGGCTGAAATGATATCCCTGATAGGTCATTTGTGAATAACGTCCATTGAATGTAATTAGATTAAATTGAGATCTCACTTGATTGGGATCATTTAAAATGGCTGTTCCTATTTCATTTTCGGCTTTAAATTTCCATTCTGGTAATACGTTTAAAATATTATTGACATTAAATGCTATTGTAATTTTTTTTGTTGCGTTGTAATTAATCCCTATATCAGTTACTATTTTAGGGGTAAACTCGGTTCTTAAATTTGGATCCAAACCTTCTTGTTTGAATTTTGTTTTCCCGAATAATGTGTTGTTTAGGGATAAATCAAATTTTTTAATTAAATAATTGGTTCCCAATATCCATTTTGTGTTTGGCCTCGAAGTAAACATTAATGCATTTAAGGATGGTCCGAAATTATTACTGGCTACTTCTGAAATTCTTTTGTTTTCAAGTGTAATGTTTCCAGACAGGTTAATTCCTAATTCTCCTTGACCAAGTTTTAACTCATTGTAATTCAATACAATATCTAGGCCAGAAGTTCTGGAATCAAAAGAATTTTCAAACCAGGCCACACTTCCAAATTGAGTATCGACTCTGTCTCCTAAAATGATTCGGTCTTCTACTTTTATGTTATAGTAATCGATCGTTAAGTCTAGTTTTTTTAATGGGCTGGCTCCAATTCCTACAGTTATGTTTGTCGATTTTTCAGCGTCTAATTTGGGAATTCCTAATTTACGTGCCTGTAGAGAAATATTGTTAATTAATCCCACTATCTGGATTCCTTGACCTGGAACGAAGGAGAATTGTGATTTTTGAGTGTAAATTTGGTGTAATGTTGGGGCTCTAAAACCAGTGGACACTGATCCTCTCAGTGTTATTTTGTCCTGATTGAATTTATATCTTGAACTTATTTTCCAAACTGCGGCTCCTCCAAAATCGCTATAATCCTCATATCGAACCGTTGCATTTACTAAAAAATCCTTGTTGAAATCATAAGCCAAATCAAAGTAACCCCCGATGTTGTAACGGTTCCATTTTCCTGAATCTTCAGGTCTGTTTCCTGAAAATGAATCTGCGCCTTCCCCATCCCACGAAGCTTTATCTCCTTCGATAACCTCGAAAGTTTCACTTCTAACTTCAGTCCCAAAAGCAATACTTACTTTATCAGATAAGATTTTTGAAATATCTAAATTCCCAACGATGTGGTTAAAAGCAGCTCCTCCCGGTTTGAAAGATATTGGACTGTTTTCCTGATAGACATTCGATCCATTGCTGTCTTTTATCTGGGATTTGTTTTGGCTGTTTTCAACAGTATAAGACTGTGAGTTTCCCCCAACGGTTATACTCGTTTCCGTATTCCATCCATTTTTAATTGATTTATACCCAAGAGTAGCATTGTAATCATTCAAATCTCCTGTAAACGTAGGTTGATAGCCTTTGTATGAAGCTGCAGTTCCGTCACCAAACAAATCTTTTAAATAATCTGGATATGCAGCTGAATTACGCCAGTTTGGGATGCTACTGTTTTCAAATGGATTCTTGATTGGTCTGAAATAAGAAGTTCTATAATTAGCAAAAGAGTTTACTTTTTTATAGACATAAGCCGCGTTATAAAACAGTTGGGTTTCATCAGATAAATCTATTCCTCCGTTTACTAAAAATTTAGCCGTGGCTGTTTCCGGAGCCCCATTGATGTTGCCCGCTTCGGGGTTGTCCTTTAGAAAGGCATCTATGGTTTGTCGTCCCGTTATATTCCCTTGGTTTATAGTTGCATATTTTGCATTATAATCTGAAGTTCCTATGTAATCATTAAAAACAGAATTTATCTGGGTTTGTGTCATCCCCGTTATATCGATTCCGTTCAATGTATTGTTGTTATTTATATAGCTTGATGGTGTGTTTGGGTTTATTTTGATAAAATCATTAAATTCTCCTTCAGCATCCACGCTTCCGGGTCTATTGGCTAAGTTAACTTTAGATACATCGATAGTATAATTTACAAAACCTTTATTGCCTACAGTGGATCCATCGTTAAAGCTTACTCCAAACATTTCCCCGTCACCTTCTGAGGTAATCCCTAATCTTTTAGTTACTGATGCCTCATCTGTTCTGTTTTTTAATATAATGTTTATGACACCAGCAATCGCATCCGATCCGTATTGTGCCGAAGCGCCATCGCGTAAAACTTCAATTCTTTCTATCGCATCCATCGGTATTGCTGATATATCTGCTGCGGTTTCTCCTTGACCGGGAGAAGTTTGAACATAGAGCAACGAGCTTAAGTTTTTCCGTTTTCCGTTTATTAGAATTAAGGTTCTGCTAGGTCCCATGTTTCTAATTTCATATGGATCAAGTAATGAAGTCGCATCGTTAACGGGAGTTTGTGCTGTGTTAAAAGAAGGGATTTTATATTGTAGTGCTTTATCAAAAGTAGCTTGCCCTGTAGCTTTCAGTTCCTCAGATGTTAGTACGTCAATTGGTAATGAAGTAATGGTATTACTCCTTGGGACAGCTCTGGTTCCGGTAATCACGATCTCGTTTAGACTTTGTCTGCCTTCTTCTGATAAAAATACATTTAGGGTTGTTTCATTTGTTTCGTATTCTAACTTGGAGAATCCCAAATAACTAAAGACTAAAATTGCACCTTCACTAACCTTTATTTTATAGGCACCATTGAGTTCAGTAGAAACGCTATTGCTAGTCCCTTTTTCGGTAACATTTACGCCTGAAAAACCTACTCCAGCGTTATCAAATACATAACCGGAAATTTCCTTTTGTGCAAAAAGGAAACTTAGGTTCAGTAAAAACAGTATTAAGGTTAACTTTTTCATTATAAGTTGTATTGGTTCTTAAATAATAGGAAATCAATTGCAACATATTAATATTGAATGTTTTAAATAAGCCTTTTTATTATTGATTAATATAAATAGGCAAAGTATATATTCGAATAAGAAAATAAATGATAATATAAAGTTGGGGTATTTATGACTAATTTTAGATTTGGCTTTCTATAAAAGCATAAAAAGAGATAAATTCTCAGTTTTGTAAAAATTATAATTATCTAATCTTTAGGATCGAATTTTATAATAGTTAAAAAAATTCCATTTTCCAGTGCAGGTTCGAAATTGAAATTATGGTTCAAAGACATTATTGTTCAAGTGCAAGTTGAATGCTGTTTTTAATGTGAAACAAAACACAAACAACTGATAATTAGATTAAAAAGACCGAATAATGCTATGTAAATTTAGTTAATTTAAGTCAATTAGTATTAAATAAACAACGCTTTTTTTGTGTTTTAAGAAAACTTTAATCCGATTTTAGAATTCTATAAAATCGGAAACAGAGGAGAAATAAAGAGAATAGTTCCCGAAGATTAAAGCTATTTAGCTTTAATCGAATAGATTAATGACAACCGCAATCACCATCACCACAATCTTTGTCCGACTTCTTCTTTTTGAGAAAGAATTTCCGGAACAAGAAAGCTACTGCAATTCCCAAAGCGATAAAAGCAACTAGTTCTTGAATCATATTGTTTTATTTTAATAATTGATAAGCAATCAGCGCTGTTGCATAGGCAAATCCAGTCATAAAAATAAGTTGTCCCAAAGGCCATTTCCAGGTATTGGTTTCTTTTTTGGTAATGGCTAGCGTACTGGCACATTGTAACGCAAAAGCATAGAATAACAATAAAGATATTCCAGAGGCAAAGTTGAATATTTTTTTTCCTGTTTCAGGATTGATCTCTGCCGCCATTTTATTCTTGATCGTGTCGTCGTTATCGCTGCCACCTACACTGTAAATAGTGGCTAATGTACCCACAAAAACCTCTCTTGCCGCAAATGAGCTGATGATGGCAATTCCTATCTTCCAGTCATATCCTAGTGGAGAAATAGCAGGCTCTATGGCTTTACCCATTATCCCTATATATGAATTCTCCAGTTTAAAAGAGGCTATTTTACTGTGTAATTCATTTTTAGGAAGGTTAGCATTCTCTATTTTAGACAGCTGTATTTGTTCAGCATTTTTAAAATTTTCTCCAGGACCATAAGAAGCCATAAACCACAAAACAATTGATATGGCCAAAATGATTTTTCCGGCTCCGGTAATAAAGGCTTTTGTTTTTTCAATTACATTAATTGCCACATTTTTGAACATAGGCAATTTGTAATTTGGCATTTCTACCACAAAGAAGGTTTTCCCTTTTATTTTTAATATTTTATTCAATATATAGGCTGAGAAAATTGCCATTCCAAAACCCAAAAGGTACAGTAGCATCAGGGTTAATCCTTGGAGATTTAGTATCCCCAAAACACGATTGTCAGGAATTACAAGTCCAATAATAATGGCGTAAACGGGTAGTCTTGCTGAGCAAGTAGTAAATGGAGTAACCAGAATTGTAATTAATCTTTCTTTCCAGTTTTCGATATTACGGGTAGCCATAATTGCAGGAATGGCACAGGCTGTTCCGGAAATTAAGGGCACCACACTTTTACCTGATAAACCAAATTTGCGCATTATTTTATCCATCAAAAACACTACTCGGCTCATATAACCACTTTCTTCCAATATCGAAATAAATAAAAACAAGAAGGCTATCTGGGGAATAAATATTAGTATTCCGCCTATTCCCGGGATGATTCCCTGCGAAATCAAATTAGTTAACACTCCTGCCGGAAGGGAATCATTTGCCAGTGTGCTTAAAGAAGCAAAAGTGGTGTCTATAAAGTCCATTGGAATTTTGGACCATTCAAAAATGGATTGGAAAATAACAAACAATATGGCAAAGAATATCACATAACCTCCCACTTTATGTGTCAACACGCGATCCAGTTTAGAGCGAAAATCTTTAGCAACAGCTGTGTTTACCTTAAGTCCCACTTTTAGAACATCATTGATGAACTGATATCTTTTTATTGTTTCTTTTTGTTGTAATCTTTTTAAATCTGAATGTGATTTGGTGAAAGAACTGTGGATTTCTTTTCGTTCCAAGTTCAGGAAATTTACATCCTGGGTAATCACCAGCCAAAGTTTATACAATAACTGATTTGGAAATGCTTTGCGCAAATTATTGAAATAATCAGGATCAATGCTTGAGGCATTCAAGCAGGGTTCGGTTGATATGGTCTTGTAAGTAACAATAAGGTTTTTCAATTCTTCGATACCAAAACCTTTTCTGGAACTGATAAGGGCAATCTTGGTTTTTAAGTGCTCTTCAAGATAGGGAATGTCTAGTGAAATTCCTTTGTATTCCATTCTGTCAGCCATATTTATGACTAATATCGTTGGAATTTCCAAGTCTTTTATCTGGGTAAAAAGAAGTAAGTTTCTCTTTAAATTTTCCACATCGGTAACCACAAGGGCTACGTCTGGATATAATTTATCGTTTTTGTTTAACAGTAATTCAATCACTACGTTTTCATCAATCGAGCTTGCATTAAGGCTGTAAGTCCCTGGTAAGTCTAGGATATTGGCTTTGACATTATTGGGTAATTTGCAAAAACCCATCTTTTTTTCAACCGTAATACCTGGGTAATTCCCTACTTGCTGGTTAAGACCTGTTAACTGATTAAAAACAGAAGTTTTACCTACGTTTGGGTTCCCTATTAGAGCGACGTTGATGTTTTGCATGCTTATTATAGATTGCTTTTGATTAGTTCAACTTCAATTTCACAGGCAGTTTCTACACGAATAGCAAGGTGTGAACCATTTACATTCAAATAGAGAGGATCACCAAAAGGGGCGATTTGAAGCAATTCGACTTGATTCCCAGGCAAACAACCCATTTCGAGTAGTTTTAATGGAACGATATCAATATCAAAATCTTTGATAATGGCTTTTTCGCCTTTTTTAAGTGAATTTATCGTTGTTCGCAAGTCTTATTTAGATTGAATTAAGATTGCAAAAGTACATATTATAATAGTAAAATAAATGATAATTGTCATTTTTGTAAAAATGAAGGAACGCAATTGTATCTGTATTGTGTTATTCCTTTGACAAAAAGTTAATGTCTTCAATTAATTTTTTCATCTCTTCTTTATTAGTTCCGTCATAAAACCCACGGACTCTTTTTTTAGAATCCACCAAAACGAAATTTTCAGTATGTACCATATCGTAGAGTTCACTTGGCTTTCCTAGTTTCACTGCCAAATACGATTTTCTTGCCATAGTGTAAATTTCTTTTTTGTCGCCGGTAACCAAGTTCCATTTGCTATCAATAACACCATGTTTTAAAGCATAGGTTTTCAACACAGGAACACTATCGGTTTCTGGGAAAACGGTATGGGAAAGCAGCATTACCTTAGGATTATTTAAAGTCGCTTTTTGAATGTCGGCTAGATTTGTAGTCATCTTAGGACAGATAGACCCACAAGTTGTGAAGAAAAAATCGGCAACGTAAATTTTGCCTTCATAATCTTTTTGAGTGATCGTTTTACCATTTTGGTTAACAAAAGAAAAATCGGCGATAGTGTGGTATTTACTAATGTATTGCACCGTACTGTCAACCAATTCTGGATTAACATCAGCCGGATTATAAATGGGAAGCATTTTAGCTGGTTTGAGCGCCGTATAAAA includes the following:
- a CDS encoding YfiR family protein, with the translated sequence MKTKIRIFFFGIFILFIGVNFISAQEKSETKEYELKADFLNRFVDYVYWKDYSKKQTFKIAILEDSPITSSLTALAKNKNIEIKEYKNLSDLRFCHILFVPYNTSVSLETILSKYSGKPILIVTERNGFGKKGAHMNFVYIDDKLKFEVNLKAINKAGIGVSSFLLQHAIIVQ
- a CDS encoding TonB-dependent receptor; translation: MKKLTLILFLLNLSFLFAQKEISGYVFDNAGVGFSGVNVTEKGTSNSVSTELNGAYKIKVSEGAILVFSYLGFSKLEYETNETTLNVFLSEEGRQSLNEIVITGTRAVPRSNTITSLPIDVLTSEELKATGQATFDKALQYKIPSFNTAQTPVNDATSLLDPYEIRNMGPSRTLILINGKRKNLSSLLYVQTSPGQGETAADISAIPMDAIERIEVLRDGASAQYGSDAIAGVINIILKNRTDEASVTKRLGITSEGDGEMFGVSFNDGSTVGNKGFVNYTIDVSKVNLANRPGSVDAEGEFNDFIKINPNTPSSYINNNNTLNGIDITGMTQTQINSVFNDYIGTSDYNAKYATINQGNITGRQTIDAFLKDNPEAGNINGAPETATAKFLVNGGIDLSDETQLFYNAAYVYKKVNSFANYRTSYFRPIKNPFENSSIPNWRNSAAYPDYLKDLFGDGTAASYKGYQPTFTGDLNDYNATLGYKSIKNGWNTETSITVGGNSQSYTVENSQNKSQIKDSNGSNVYQENSPISFKPGGAAFNHIVGNLDISKILSDKVSIAFGTEVRSETFEVIEGDKASWDGEGADSFSGNRPEDSGKWNRYNIGGYFDLAYDFNKDFLVNATVRYEDYSDFGGAAVWKISSRYKFNQDKITLRGSVSTGFRAPTLHQIYTQKSQFSFVPGQGIQIVGLINNISLQARKLGIPKLDAEKSTNITVGIGASPLKKLDLTIDYYNIKVEDRIILGDRVDTQFGSVAWFENSFDSRTSGLDIVLNYNELKLGQGELGINLSGNITLENKRISEVASNNFGPSLNALMFTSRPNTKWILGTNYLIKKFDLSLNNTLFGKTKFKQEGLDPNLRTEFTPKIVTDIGINYNATKKITIAFNVNNILNVLPEWKFKAENEIGTAILNDPNQVRSQFNLITFNGRYSQMTYQGYHFSQLGTLFNLALIYKF
- a CDS encoding FeoB-associated Cys-rich membrane protein — encoded protein: MIQELVAFIALGIAVAFLFRKFFLKKKKSDKDCGDGDCGCH
- the feoB gene encoding ferrous iron transport protein B; protein product: MSMQNINVALIGNPNVGKTSVFNQLTGLNQQVGNYPGITVEKKMGFCKLPNNVKANILDLPGTYSLNASSIDENVVIELLLNKNDKLYPDVALVVTDVENLKRNLLLFTQIKDLEIPTILVINMADRMEYKGISLDIPYLEEHLKTKIALISSRKGFGIEELKNLIVTYKTISTEPCLNASSIDPDYFNNLRKAFPNQLLYKLWLVITQDVNFLNLERKEIHSSFTKSHSDLKRLQQKETIKRYQFINDVLKVGLKVNTAVAKDFRSKLDRVLTHKVGGYVIFFAILFVIFQSIFEWSKIPMDFIDTTFASLSTLANDSLPAGVLTNLISQGIIPGIGGILIFIPQIAFLFLFISILEESGYMSRVVFLMDKIMRKFGLSGKSVVPLISGTACAIPAIMATRNIENWKERLITILVTPFTTCSARLPVYAIIIGLVIPDNRVLGILNLQGLTLMLLYLLGFGMAIFSAYILNKILKIKGKTFFVVEMPNYKLPMFKNVAINVIEKTKAFITGAGKIILAISIVLWFMASYGPGENFKNAEQIQLSKIENANLPKNELHSKIASFKLENSYIGIMGKAIEPAISPLGYDWKIGIAIISSFAAREVFVGTLATIYSVGGSDNDDTIKNKMAAEINPETGKKIFNFASGISLLLFYAFALQCASTLAITKKETNTWKWPLGQLIFMTGFAYATALIAYQLLK
- a CDS encoding FeoA family protein, giving the protein MRTTINSLKKGEKAIIKDFDIDIVPLKLLEMGCLPGNQVELLQIAPFGDPLYLNVNGSHLAIRVETACEIEVELIKSNL
- a CDS encoding SCO family protein, translated to MKSVIYKYWKFIGVFVVFSTITLYLFYTALKPAKMLPIYNPADVNPELVDSTVQYISKYHTIADFSFVNQNGKTITQKDYEGKIYVADFFFTTCGSICPKMTTNLADIQKATLNNPKVMLLSHTVFPETDSVPVLKTYALKHGVIDSKWNLVTGDKKEIYTMARKSYLAVKLGKPSELYDMVHTENFVLVDSKKRVRGFYDGTNKEEMKKLIEDINFLSKE